From Camelina sativa cultivar DH55 chromosome 7, Cs, whole genome shotgun sequence, one genomic window encodes:
- the LOC104701111 gene encoding defensin-like protein 226 yields MKGGVLFMVSCILTFLVLSHVREVESKTKWGCDMNRKFPGTCETNGKNQCISDIKKIPGAPKDLVARCECSAAFVWKGKPAERLCKCQYDC; encoded by the exons ATGAAAGGTGGTGTCTTGTTTATGGTTTCTTGTATTCTCACATTCCTCGTTCTCAGCCATGTTAGAg agGTGGAATCCAAAACAAAGTGGGGATGCGACATGAACAGAAAATTTCCTGGAACATGTGAAACAAATGGGAAGAATCAATGCATAAGTGACATCAAAAAAATACCTGGTGCGCCGAAAGATCTTGTCGCACGTTGCGAATGCTCTGCCGCTTTTGTCTGGAAGGGTAAACCTGCCGAGCGTTTATGTAAATGTCAATATGATtgttaa
- the LOC104701113 gene encoding uncharacterized protein LOC104701113 produces MDRRMDFAASAFAMMSNWRANHPPSSSFPQRGSSVPDVAVLRSWRDHLPPCASSVVKLSQLTAVNNRNESSVFSSGGYNWRLVVYPKGNEEDNGKGFVSMYVELDKSCLSPTSAPPTEVSAYLSFFVFNKKENKYFSVQDVEVKKFSPSRTVWGVSQVLPLEVFSDLANGYILEGEEHEFGAHVKIAPSPVAAAENLPFHKFSWSVRDFSLLKQSDYVSKTFQMGEKKWTLTVYPKGDSSAEGKLSSYVHLAEGENLLTGELVMVRAQLQVLDPRGSKNLSECLQGWVMTSNAGRGIAQFMRLAEIQEGYLDDEDTLNVEMECEVVKAIKNNPFF; encoded by the exons ATGGATAGAAGAATGGATTTTGCTGCATCAGCTTTTGCTATGATGAGTAATTGGAGAGCAAAtcatcctccttcttcttctttccctcaG AGGGGTTCAAGTGTACCAGATGTTGCAGTTTTGAGGAGTTGGAGAGATCATCTTCCCCCTTGTGCTTCTTCTGTTGTCAAGCTTTCTCAGCTTACTGCTGTCAACAACAGAAACGAATCCTCTGTTTTCTCGTCTGGTGGATACAACTG GAGATTGGTTGTATACCCTAAAGGAAATGAAGAAGACAATGGAAAAGGATTTGTCTCAATGTATGTGGAACTTGACAAGAGCTGCCTCTCACCCACATCAGCACCACCCACGGAGGTCTCtgcttatctctctttctttgtctttaacaagaaagagaataaGTATTTTTCAGTTCAAG ATGTGGAAGTAAAGAAATTCAGTCCTTCAAGAACGGTCTGGGGAGTTTCTCAAGTTCTTCCACTTGAGGTTTTCAGCGACCTTGCCAATGGATACATCTTGGAGGGAGAAGAACATGAGTTTGGTGCTCATGTGAAGATTGCTCCATCACCTGTCGCTGCTGCTGAAAACCTCCCTTTTCACAAGTTCTCTTGGAGTGTTAGGGATTTCTCTCTTCTGAAACAGAGTGATTACGTCTCAAAAACCTTCCAAATGGGAGAAAAAAAGTG GACTCTAACCGTTTATCCAAAGGGAGACTCTAGCGCAGAGGGCAAATTATCCAGCTATGTGCATTTAGCTGAAGGGGAAAACTTATTGACGGGTGAGCTGGTTATGGTGCGAGCACAGCTGCAGGTTCTAGACCCGCGTGGATCGAAAAACCTATCAGAATGCC TTCAAGGTTGGGTCATGACCTCGAACGCAGGGAGGGGCATTGCTCAGTTCATGCGTTTAGCTGAAATTCAGGAGGGTTACTTGGACGATGAAGATACTTTGAATGTAGAGATGGAGTGCGAAGTTGTTAAAGCCATCAAAAACAACCCCTTCTTTTAG